One Antennarius striatus isolate MH-2024 chromosome 17, ASM4005453v1, whole genome shotgun sequence genomic window carries:
- the pygl gene encoding glycogen phosphorylase, liver form, whose amino-acid sequence MAKPLTDQEKRKQISIRGIVGVENVAELKKGFNRHLHFTLVKDRNIATPRDYYFALAHTVRDHLVGRWIRTQQFYYEVDPKRVYYLSLEFYMGRTLQNTMINLGLQNACDEAIYQLGLDMEELEDMEEDAGLGNGGLGRLAACFLDSMATLGLAAYGYGIRYEYGIFNQKIRDGWQVEEADDWLRHGNPWEKARPEYMLPVHFYGRVEETRDGSKWVDTQVVLAMPYDTPIPGYMNNTVNTMRLWSARAPNDFNLRDFNVGDYIEAVLDRNLAENISRVLYPNDNFFEGKELRLKQEYFVVAATLQDIIRRFKTAKKGNASRTSFESFPDKVAIQLNDTHPAMAIPELMRIFVDIEKLDWDTAWDLTRRTFAYTNHTVLPEALERWPVDLLETLLPRHLQIIYQINQIHLDRIAALFPDDMDKLRKMSLIEEDGCKRVNMAHLCIVGSHAVNGVAEIHSNIIKTQVFRNFSDLEPKKFQNKTNGITPRRWLLLCNPGLAELIAEVIGEDYVKDLSQLQKLNDFVDDATLIRDVSKVKQDNKVKFAQYLEKEYRVKINPSSMFDVHVKRIHEYKRQLLNCLHIIAMYNRIRMNPTAPFVPRTVIIGGKAAPGYHMAKLIIRLITSVADVVNNDPVVGNKLKVIFLENYRVSLAEKVIPATDLSEQISTAGTEASGTGNMKFMLNGALTIGTMDGANVEMAEEAGEENLFIFGMRVEDVAKLDKKGYDAMSYYKKIPELKQVMDQITSGFFSPKNPDLFKDLTNMLFKHDRFKVFADFEDYMKSQQKVSNLYQDPKAWTKMVIKNIAATGKFSSDRTITEYATEVWGVEPTDLKIPPPSEPREAIVETARAVKKM is encoded by the exons ATGGCCAAACCTCTCACAGACCAGGAAAAGCGCAAGCAAATCAGCATCAGGGGAATCGTGGGAGTGGAGAATGTAGCAGAGCTGAAGAAGGGCTTCAACCGTCACCTGCACTTCACTCTGGTGAAAGACAGAAACATTGCAACACCCAGGGATTATTACTTTGCCCTGGCTCACACTGTGAGAGATCACCTGGTGGGGAGATGGATCAGAACACAGCAGTTTTACTATGAAGTAGACCCAAAG AGGGTGTATTATCTCTCTCTGGAGTTCTACATGGGCAGGACACTCCAAAACACCATGATCAACCTGGGGCTGCAGAATGCCTGTGATGAAGCCATTTACCAG CTCGGCCTGGacatggaggagctggaggacatgGAGGAGGATGCTGGTTTAGGAAATGGAGGACTGGGGAGACTAGCAG CATGTTTCCTGGATTCTATGGCCACTTTGGGTCTGGCAGCGTATGGTTATGGAATTCGATATGAATATGGAATCTTTAACCAGAAGATAAGAGATGGCTGGCAG GTGGAGGAGGCAGATGATTGGCTGAGACATGGAAACCCATGGGAGAAAGCACGTCCAGAATACATGTTGCCAGTTCATTTCTATGGAAGAGTGGAAGAAACAAGAGATGGCTCCAAATGGGTCGACACTCAG GTGGTTTTGGCAATGCCTTATGACACACCCATCCCCGGCTACATGAACAACACAGTGAACACCATGAGGCTGTGGTCTGCACGTGCCCCCAATGATTTTAATCTGAGAGACT TTAATGTTGGAGATTATATTGAGGCTGTTCTGGACAGAAATCTGGCAGAGAACATCTCCCGCGTCCTCTACCCAAATGACAAT TTCTTTGAGGGGAAAGAACTCCGTCTGAAACAGGAGTACTTCGTTGTGGCTGCAACACTCCAAGACATCATCCGCCGCTTCAAGACTGCTAAGAAGGGCAACGCCAGCCGTACCTCCTTTGAGAGCTTCCCCGACAAA GTTGCCATCCAGTTGAATGACACTCACCCAGCAATGGCCATCCCCGAGCTGATGAGAATCTTTGTGGACATAGAGAAACTGGACTGGGACACG GCCTGGGATCTCACTCGGCGCACCTTCGCCTACACCAACCACACGGTCCTCCCAGAGGCTCTGGAGCGCTGGCCTGTGGATCTGCTGGAGACCCTTCTGCCCAGACACCTCCAAATAATCTACCAGATCAACCAGATCCACCTGGAT AGGATCGCAGCGCTGTTTCCAGATGACATGGACAAACTGAGGAAAATGTCTCTGATTGAAGAAGACGGATGCAAGAGGGTGAACATGGCACACTTGTGCATCGTGGGATCTCATGCTGTTAATGGAGTTGCTGAGATACACTCCAACATCATCAAGACTCAAGT ATTCCGTAATTTCAGCGATCTAGAACCAAAGAAGTTTCAGAACAAGACCAATGGCATCACGCCCAGGCGCTGGCTGCTGCTCTGCAACCCCGGACTGGCTGAGCTCATCGCTGAG GTCATTGGGGAGGATTATGTGAAGGACCTCAGCCAGCTTCAGAAACTGAATGATTTTGTTGATGATGCTACCCTCATCCGAGATGTCTCCAAAGTCAAACAG GACAACAAGGTGAAATTTGCCCAGTACCTGGAGAAGGAGTACAGGGTGAAAATAAACCCATCATCCATGTTTGACGTCCATGTGAAAAGAATCCATGAGTACAAGAGGCAGCTGCTGAACTGCCTGCACATCATCGCCATGTACAACC GCATCAGAATGAACCCAACTGCACCTTTTGTACCACGAACTGTGATCATTGGGGGAAAG GCTGCTCCTGGGTATCACATGGCAAAGTTGATCATCAGGTTGATCACCTCGGTGGCCGATGTCGTGAACAATGACCCAGTGGTGGGAAACAAGCTGAAGGTCATCTTCCTGGAGAACTACAGGGTCTCTCTAGCAGAGAAAG TCATACCTGCCACAGATCTGTCAGAGCAGATCTCAACCGCTGGCACTGAAGCTTCAGGAACAGGGAACATGAAGTTCATGCTGAACGGAGCTCTGACCATTGGTACCATGGATGGTGCAAATGTGGAGATGGCtgaggaggcaggagaggagaaccTCTTCATCTTTGGCATGAGAGTGGAGGACGTGGCTAAACTGGACAAGAAGGG atatgaTGCCATGTCATACTACAAGAAGATACCAGAGCTGAAACAAGTGATGGACCAGATAACAAGTGGATTTTTCAGTCCTAAAAATCCAGATCTCTTTAAAGACCTCACTAACATGCTCTTCAAACATGACCG tTTCAAAGTATTTGCAGACTTTGAGGATTACATGAAAAGCCAACAGAAAGTCAGCAACCTTTATCAG GATCCAAAGGCCTGGACGAAAATGGTGATAAAGAACATTGCTGCCACAGGAAAGTTCTCCAGTGACAGAACCATCACAGAGTACGCAACTGAGGTGTGGGGCGTCGAACCAACCGACTTGAAGATCCCACCTCCGAGTGAGCCGAGGGAGGCCATCGTAGAAACTGCCCGGGCTGTGAAGAAAATGTGA
- the LOC137611145 gene encoding lysophosphatidylserine lipase ABHD12-like, with protein sequence MKRLMFVLITAYVSAPVVLYLFPWILGHAIFSHLLRFPFFVDLSRPEDVLNHTCNFYLNTEEGISVGVWHTLPASQWEEATGRSPEWYWETLGDGSPVIIYLHGNLGTRAIHHRVELVKILSAVGYHVLSLDYRGFGDSSGEPSEAGLTSDALYLYQWVKKQTSGSVVCLWGHSLGTGVATNTAIKVQEQGSIIDALILEAPYTRIGKVVADHPLTKMYTFLPGFESLVWSILEMNDIVFANDKNVRALASSLLILHAEDDNIVPYHMGLELYNIALQAKKEYNTDAHVEMISYSANLGLSHNDIYLDPKLPNVVREFLQHLRL encoded by the exons ATGAAGCGACTCATGTTCGTTCTGATCACTGCTTATGTCTCAGCGCCTGTTGTTCTTTATCTGTTTCCATGGATTCTGGGACATGCGATATTTTCTCATCTGT TGAGGTTTCCATTCTTTGTGGATCTCAGCAGACCTGAAGATGTACTGAATCATACATGCAACTTCTACCTCAACACAGAGGAGGGGATCTCAGTGGGTGTCTG GCATACACTCCCTGCCAGCCAATGGGAAGAGGCCACTGGGAGAAGCCCTGAGTGGTACTGGGAGACGCTTGGAGACGGCAGTCCTGTTATTATCTATCTCCACGGCAACTTAGGGACCAG GGCTATACACCACAGAGTGGAACTGGTGAAG attttaagTGCTGTAGGATATCATGTCTTATCTTTAGACTACAGAG GTTTTGGAGACTCCAGTGGAGAGCCAAGTGAAGCAGGATTGACCAGTGACGCCCTCTACCTGTACCAGTGGGTAAAGAAGCAAACCAGTGGcagtgttgtgtgtctgtggggacACTCGCTTGGTACTGG agTAGCAACCAATACTGCAATCAAAGTACAAGAGCAAG GGTCTATCATTGATGCTTTAATCCTCGAAGCTCCTTATACAAGAATTGGAAAAGTTGTAGCAGATCATCCACTTACTAAG ATGTACACATTTCTTCCAGGATTTGAGAGCTTGGTTTGGTCGATATTGGAGATGAACGACATTGTCTTTGCAAATGATAAAAA TGTAAGGGCACTGGCCAGTTCCCTTCTTATCTTGCATGCAGAGGACGATAACATCGTACCATATCACATGGGTCTAGAG CTGTACAACATAGCACTTCAGGCTAAGAAGGAATACAACACAGATGCTCACGTTGAAATGATCTCCTACAGTGCAAATCTTGGATTATCTCACAATGACATCTACTTAGATCCCAAGCTGCCCAACGTGGTTCG GGAATTTCTACAACACCTGAGACTGTAG